Proteins from one Bactrocera neohumeralis isolate Rockhampton chromosome 3, APGP_CSIRO_Bneo_wtdbg2-racon-allhic-juicebox.fasta_v2, whole genome shotgun sequence genomic window:
- the LOC126753945 gene encoding uncharacterized protein LOC126753945: protein MVTAQLAIRRNNANNNNSKQHKINKKQSGTLCSSSSNSNGGSASAQVKCRRGGVGVASAPTLSLGLWLLPVLLVLLAWQQQPCEGRYLPTRSHGDDLDKLRELMLQILESSNEEQRPPNEANGNTLAQRASWLNKLNAMDGVDTQRKYGTRGIYDNGRYY from the exons ATGGTAACAGCACAACTGGCAATTCGAcgcaacaacgccaacaacaacaacagcaagcagcACAAAATCAACAAGAAACAGAGTGGAACTctgtgcagcagcagcagcaacagcaatggCGGCAGCGCCAGCGCCCAAGTGAAATGTCGCCGCGGTGGCGTCGGTGTGGCCTCAGCGCCAACGCTCAGTCTCGGCTTGTGGCTGCTGCCcgtgctgttggtgttgttggcgTGGCAGCAGCAGCCATGCGAGGGACGTTATCTGCCGACAAGGTCACATGGCGACGATTTGGATAAATTGCGCGAATTAATGTTGCAG ATTTTGGAATCCAGCAACGAAGAGCAACGACCACCCAACGAGGCTAATGGCAATACATTGGCGCAACGTGCCTCCTGGTTAAACAAGTTGAATGCCATGGATGGTGTGGATACGCAACGAAAATATGGCACACGTGGCATCTACGACAATGGACGTTACTATTAA